The sequence GAGCCTTACTTTTAGCTCCCGATGCAACGCCACAGGTTCCCATTTAACGTTAAGCCCTGCTTGCTCGAACGGCAAACGCTCCTCTAGCGGGCGCTCTGGTTCGATCACGAACAAATGGTACGGTTCAGCGACTGTCAACAGCCGGTCTTCGTAGCCGAGCCTGTTTGCCCACGTTTCTTCCTCGCCATGTGGAAAGCCTGTTACAATTCGATCGACGAGCGTGTTGCAAAAGACATTTGCTTCCTCTAGCCATTGCAGAAATTCAATCGGCAAATTCCAGTCTCTCGCAATTGTTTGCACAATCTCTTTTAACACAGCGCCATTGTCTTCGATTAACTCACAAGGCACGAGTGTGAGCCCTGCCTCATGAGCGCCAGCGAATGCTAAAAAGCGCTCGTATAAAAAGGCAGTCACCTTGCCTGGAAACGACAGCGGCGCTTTGTCCCCTTCAAATCGTTCCTGTTGATAGACAAGGCCTGCTTCTGTCGTATTGGAAAACAGCCATTTTACGTCAGGGGAGCGCGCTAACTTTTTTACATCTTCCCAGTCATTGTAAGGGTTAATGCCACGGGCAATCGATTGGACCACTTCCGCCTCATCGATGACATTGCCGTCGAGTTTGCCTCGTAAAATTACGGTGTACAGGCCATCCTGTGCTTGAAGGACAGGGACGATTTTGCCGTGTGGCGTCGGCTGTATCGCTGCGACGCGGCCGTCATACAGTCCTTGTTGGTGAAGTTGGTGGATCATCCAATCGATGAAACCGCGCATGAAGTTGCCTTCCCCGATTTGAACGATTGTTTCCTTGCCGGCCGGCGCCTCTTGACCTACGAGCTTTTTTGTCAATTGCTTTGTTTCCGTTCGATCCATGCTGTCACTCCTTTTATAAAATGACGCCATCTTTGAACAGGGCGATTTCTTTAAACCCATTCCGTTCATTGTGAGTCGCCTTTTCCCCTGAGGCGATTTGCAGCACATAGGCAAATAGTTCGTCTGCTAGTTCGCCAAGCTCTTTTCCGTCAAGAAGTGTGCCTGCATTAAAGTCAATCCAGTTTTTCTTCCGTTCATACAAAGGCGTATTCGTCGACAGCTTGACAGTTGGAACAGGGCCGCCAAACGGTGTGCCCCGTCCTGTTGTAAACAAGACGATATGGGCCCCTGAAGCAGCAAGGGCAGTGACGGATACAAGGTCATTCCCTGGTCCTTCCACGAGTGTCAGCCCTGGCTTCTTGATTCTGCCGCCGTAAGGAACGACATCGGCTACTGGCGCAAAACCGCCTTTTTGCACACACCCGAGTGACTTTTCTTCCAACGTGGTAATGCCGCCTTTTTTGTTGCCTGGGGAAGGGTTTTCATAAACAGGCTGGCCATGGCGGATAAAATAGTCTTTGAAGCCATTGACCATATCGACAATGCCATTAAAAACCGTTTCATCTGCGGCCCGTTCCATCAAAATCGTTTCTGCGCCGAACATTTCAGGCACTTCTGTCAGCACCGTTGACCCGCCTTGGGCAATGAGCCGATCGGAAAATGCGCCGACAAGTGGATTGGCTGTAATCCCTGAAAAGCCGTCAGAGCCTCCACATTTTAAGCCAACTTTTAATGTTGACGCGGGCACTTCTGTCCGCACATCGTTTTTCGCGACAGCGGCAATTTCAGAAACAAGCTGAAGCGCTTCCTCCAGTTCGTCTTCTACTTCTTGCACGGCGAGAAACTTGACGCGTTCGCTGTCATAAGGGCCAACGGCCTCTTTAAACACGTCAATGTAGTTGTTTTCGCAGCCAAGGCCAAGCACAAGCACACCTGCTGCATTCGGATGGTGGACTAAGCTGCTCAGGATTGCTTGCGTGCTTTTTAAATCGTCGCCAAGCTGGGAACAGCCGAAAGGGTGTGGATAATGGTAGACGCCATCAATATTGGCAAAATGCTCTTGTTGAGCGAGGCGGGCAATCAGCTCAGCCGTCTTATTAATGCAGCCGACCGTATTTAAAATCCAAATTTCATTGCGTATGCCGACATCGCCGTTTTTGCGGACGTACCCTTTAAACGTAAAAGCGGGTGCCCCTTTGTCTGCGTCTGCCGTCGCCGCGTTTTGGCTTTGTTTGTATTGATACGCCAGCTTGCCGTCTAGCCCCGTCTTTAAGTTGTGTGTATGGACCCACTCCCCTGTGGCAATCGCCTGTTTGGCAATGCCAATCGGAAAGCCGTATTTTAACACCGGTTCGCCTGCGCGAATGTCGCGGAGTGCCACTTTGTGGCCACGTTCGACTGGCTCTGCTAGTACGAGCTGCTGGTGGCCTGCGCGAATGACGTCGCCTTTCGCTGCCTCTTTTAACACGATGAGGACATCGTCTTTTGGGTGGATCTTTAAGCCGTCCACAGCCTATACCTCCTCTTTATTGGCGAGTAAGTTGTCAATTCGAATCGGAGCGCCCCTTTTGGCCGACTTCCACACCGCTTCCCCGACAGCGACCGAGAGCGCGCCTGCTTCGGCCCCGGCGAGGACGTCGAATGGCCGCGTAGGATCTTCGCCTAAAAACAAGTCTTCTTGGATCACCGGGTCGCCGCCGCCATGGCCGCCCTCTTTTTGGACGACGTGAATCGTTTCTTTCGCTCCGAATAGCGGAAACAAGTCAATCGTTTGTTCTGGCACAGGGAATGGCGTCCGCGACGGCGCATGGTATTCCTGCGTCTCAATTCGCCCGTTTGTGCCATTGATCGCCAGGCGGTAGCCTTCATACGGAAGCGAGAAGTTGATCGAATAACTGAGCAATGCACCGCCATCGTAGCGGACATTAGCGACATACGTATCTTCAATTTCAATTTCTTCGTCAAACACACAGGCGTCGGGACGATAGCCTGTGTACGCGCCAAGGTCCTGCCCTGCCATTAAATGGTCGTCTTTTATTTGCTTCGATTGGCTGCGGCCAAACCAGCGCCTGTAATACGAACAATTTTGCTGATCGCTGCACGTCCCGCAATGGCGGCCATTTTCCCGCCGTGGGTTTAATTCGCTGTTTGCCCCGTAATAGTGCAGGTCGCCAAAGGCAAACACTTCTTGGGGGCGCTGGCTAATCCACCAATTAACGAGGTCAAAGTGGTGCGTCGACTTATGGACAGACAAACCGCCAGAAAAAGCACGGTTTCGGTTCCAGCGTTTAAAGTAACTCGATCCGTGGTACGTATCGATATACCAATTTAAGTCAATCGACGTTATACGGCCAATTCGCCCTGATTGGATTAATTCCTTAATTTTGATGTGGTACGGGTTGTAACGATAGTTAAACGCGACAGTGACCTTTCCTTTGCTCGCCTTTTCCGCTTCGAGGACACGCCTCGCATCTTCGCTTGTTGTCACCATCGGCTTCTCGCTAATCACGTTGAGCCCTAACGCCAAGCCGCGTAAAATGTAATCCACATGTGTATCGTCGCGGCTTGCGACAACGGCCATCGTCGCGTTCGTTTCTTTGACCATTTGTTCAAATTGGTCGGGCCGGTAAAACGTGGCATTGGCAAGTGTAGGATACGTTTGCAAACAAACCTCATACCGTTTCGGGTCAATATCAAGCAAAGCAACAATCTCATTGTCTTGGTGAAAACGAGCAATAAGCGGTTCTACAAACATCTTAAGCGCCCTGTTGCTCAGGCCGCAAATCACGACTCTTTCCATTTGACACTCCTTCTGGCTCCTTTTCTAATGAAGCCTTTTGCTGAGAAAGCTGTAACCGTTTCATCGAGCGGAAAATCCGCTCGGCTACCCAAGAAATCACATAAACGACACTTGCTGCGCCAAAAAACAAAATCAAACCTGGCATCGACATAAACAAAAATTGCAGGCCGTACAAGGAGGCGCCTAACAAAATCAAATGCAAAGGATGGCCGCAACTAATGAGCAATGCAGCGCGGACACGGTTCAAGCCTTTTAAATCAAAACCGACATACGTAGGGAAATAGAGCAGCAGCATGCTGCCGTACAGCACCGACACAATCAGCAATAAGCCGCGAACGACCATCATCGCGAGCCCAGGGCCAGCAAACAGCGTAAAATTCCAGTACAGGAGAAAACCGACAAGAAACAAAGCAAGCGCTGCGCCGTTGGCGCGCCAAAATTCCTGTTTGTACGTTTGCCAAAACGTTTTGAACACAGGCACCTCTTCCCATTTGCCGTTCACCCATCCCCGGGTGACGGCAAACAAAGCGACCGTCGCTGGAGCTGCGCCGAACAAGCCAAGCCCGAGCACCGTAAAACCGAGCCAGAGAGCGTTTCCATAAGCCAGTTTGGAAATAAATACAGATACACGGTAAAAGCTACCCCAAATTCCCGTTAACTCCACGTTGTTCTCCCTCCTGCCATTTTTCGACTTGCTTTTTTGCCTCTGCTTGCTTATCGCTATAAACAGGCAGGACAAGGACGGCTTCATGGTCGAGGGCGAAGCTTGTGGCAAGCACGCTGTCAATAGACACTGCGACTGTCGTCTCTTCTCCCTTTAATTGGACAGGAACGCCGTCCATTCCTTCTAATGAAACGAGCCCTTCTGGATCGATTGCCTCTGTTAGGCTGCCATCCACAAGCAAAATGTCAGCTTCGTGGCCTGCCAACTCAACGACAAGCCGTTCTAATACGGTTGGAAACACCGTCAGCCTTGCTTCGTCTTCATTGACGAGTTTAAGCAACTGGTCTTGCTGTTGATAGAGCTCGTCAGAGAAGGCCATCACATGGAGGCGGTCATCGTCTCCTTGTTTGCCGCATCCTGCTAACGCGATCAAAACGATGACAGCAAAGCAAACAAACCGCCGGTTCATCGGTGCTTGCGTCCTTTCTCGATTTCCGTACAAGCGAGTGCAAAGGCGCCGACGCCATGCAAGTCATTGGCGCTCGTCGGCCGGCTAATGTAATCGTCGTAACGGCCGATTGACGTACCGATGCAAATCATTTTTAAAACGAGCGCGCCGTCCTCTTCTATGTCAACCGCATAGTCCAACAAGCCTGAAAGCCCTTTTTCAGCATGGAAGAACGCGTCTTCGCCAAGCAACCCTAGGCGGTAGCCTTTTGCCAAAGCATAGACAAACAGGCTCGTGCAGGAGCTTTCTAGCCAGTTATCAGGCTGGTTGCCTTTGTCGACGACTTGATACCAGAGCCCTGTTTGTTCGTCTTGGTAAGTGAGGAGGCGGGCCATTAAAGACTGGAACGCGCTTTCTAACACAGGGCGTTTCATATGATTCTCGCCAAGCAAGTCAATTAAGTCGGCAAGCGCCATTGCATACCAGCCAAGAGCACGGCCCCAAACTTCCTCTGTCTTGCCTGTTTCTTTGTCGCAGACAGCTACTTGTTTGCTTGCGTCCCAAGCATGGACATACAGGCCTGTCGCTTCGTCTTTCGTATGGTTGCGCATCAGCTCTTCTTGCCTCAGGACAAGATCAATCAATTCAGGCTCATTAAATTGTTGCCCGTATTGGACTGCAAATGGGCCAGCCATATAAAGGCCGTCGAGCCACATTTGGTTCGGGTATTTATCCTTATGCCAAAAGCCGCCAAAGCGATTGCGGTTTAACGTA is a genomic window of Shouchella clausii containing:
- a CDS encoding YesL family protein yields the protein MELTGIWGSFYRVSVFISKLAYGNALWLGFTVLGLGLFGAAPATVALFAVTRGWVNGKWEEVPVFKTFWQTYKQEFWRANGAALALFLVGFLLYWNFTLFAGPGLAMMVVRGLLLIVSVLYGSMLLLYFPTYVGFDLKGLNRVRAALLISCGHPLHLILLGASLYGLQFLFMSMPGLILFFGAASVVYVISWVAERIFRSMKRLQLSQQKASLEKEPEGVSNGKSRDLRPEQQGA
- a CDS encoding tagaturonate reductase, translating into MDRTETKQLTKKLVGQEAPAGKETIVQIGEGNFMRGFIDWMIHQLHQQGLYDGRVAAIQPTPHGKIVPVLQAQDGLYTVILRGKLDGNVIDEAEVVQSIARGINPYNDWEDVKKLARSPDVKWLFSNTTEAGLVYQQERFEGDKAPLSFPGKVTAFLYERFLAFAGAHEAGLTLVPCELIEDNGAVLKEIVQTIARDWNLPIEFLQWLEEANVFCNTLVDRIVTGFPHGEEETWANRLGYEDRLLTVAEPYHLFVIEPERPLEERLPFEQAGLNVKWEPVALHRELKVRLLNGLHTLMFAISFLAGEDTVKGALHSPRLRRFIERGLEQELIPVVNAPEEDKQAYAASVIERFENPFLAHKLTDIGLNAIYKFKTRLLPTLEAHEQQDNEPSQLLASLAALLVYMKPHERDGAFLKGNWQGRTYQIRENETALALLETTWGQYDAGEATVAETISTLLQADELWGRDLSRYREKVANYVHGLLNGDLFNGIEG
- a CDS encoding Gfo/Idh/MocA family protein encodes the protein MERVVICGLSNRALKMFVEPLIARFHQDNEIVALLDIDPKRYEVCLQTYPTLANATFYRPDQFEQMVKETNATMAVVASRDDTHVDYILRGLALGLNVISEKPMVTTSEDARRVLEAEKASKGKVTVAFNYRYNPYHIKIKELIQSGRIGRITSIDLNWYIDTYHGSSYFKRWNRNRAFSGGLSVHKSTHHFDLVNWWISQRPQEVFAFGDLHYYGANSELNPRRENGRHCGTCSDQQNCSYYRRWFGRSQSKQIKDDHLMAGQDLGAYTGYRPDACVFDEEIEIEDTYVANVRYDGGALLSYSINFSLPYEGYRLAINGTNGRIETQEYHAPSRTPFPVPEQTIDLFPLFGAKETIHVVQKEGGHGGGDPVIQEDLFLGEDPTRPFDVLAGAEAGALSVAVGEAVWKSAKRGAPIRIDNLLANKEEV
- a CDS encoding UxaA family hydrolase; this translates as MDGLKIHPKDDVLIVLKEAAKGDVIRAGHQQLVLAEPVERGHKVALRDIRAGEPVLKYGFPIGIAKQAIATGEWVHTHNLKTGLDGKLAYQYKQSQNAATADADKGAPAFTFKGYVRKNGDVGIRNEIWILNTVGCINKTAELIARLAQQEHFANIDGVYHYPHPFGCSQLGDDLKSTQAILSSLVHHPNAAGVLVLGLGCENNYIDVFKEAVGPYDSERVKFLAVQEVEDELEEALQLVSEIAAVAKNDVRTEVPASTLKVGLKCGGSDGFSGITANPLVGAFSDRLIAQGGSTVLTEVPEMFGAETILMERAADETVFNGIVDMVNGFKDYFIRHGQPVYENPSPGNKKGGITTLEEKSLGCVQKGGFAPVADVVPYGGRIKKPGLTLVEGPGNDLVSVTALAASGAHIVLFTTGRGTPFGGPVPTVKLSTNTPLYERKKNWIDFNAGTLLDGKELGELADELFAYVLQIASGEKATHNERNGFKEIALFKDGVIL
- a CDS encoding glycoside hydrolase family 88/105 protein, whose translation is MTSFAKVRSQQPLEWGKKACEAIMSKYEPVEMPPANRWHYHQGVFLCGVHRIWEMDHNEAYFQYVKDYVDALIDEDGNFLFRRDELDAIQAGLLLLPLFRRTGEYRYQEAARKLRGLLHTLNRNRFGGFWHKDKYPNQMWLDGLYMAGPFAVQYGQQFNEPELIDLVLRQEELMRNHTKDEATGLYVHAWDASKQVAVCDKETGKTEEVWGRALGWYAMALADLIDLLGENHMKRPVLESAFQSLMARLLTYQDEQTGLWYQVVDKGNQPDNWLESSCTSLFVYALAKGYRLGLLGEDAFFHAEKGLSGLLDYAVDIEEDGALVLKMICIGTSIGRYDDYISRPTSANDLHGVGAFALACTEIEKGRKHR